Proteins found in one Panthera tigris isolate Pti1 chromosome B3, P.tigris_Pti1_mat1.1, whole genome shotgun sequence genomic segment:
- the SNRPA1 gene encoding U2 small nuclear ribonucleoprotein A' — translation MVKLTAELIEQAAQYTNAVRDRELDLRGYKIPVIENLGATLDQFDAIDFSDNEIRKLDGFPLLRRLKTLLVNNNRICRIGEGLDQALPCLTELILTNNSLVELGDLDPLASLKSLTYLSILRNPVTNKKHYRLYVIYKVPQVRVLDFQKVKLKERQEAEKMFKGKRGAQLAKDIARRSKTFNPGAGLPTDKKKGGPSPGDVEAIKNAIANASTLAEVERLKGLLQSGQIPGRERRSGPTDDGEEEMEEDTVTNGS, via the exons ATGGTGAAACTGACGGCGGAGCTGATCGAGCAGGCGGCGCAGTACACCAACGCTGTGCGGGACCGCGAGCTGGACCTCCGGG GGTATAAAATTCCTGTCATTGAAAATCTAGGTGCTACCTTAGACCAGTTTGATGCTATTGATTTTTCTGACAATGAAATCAGGAAACTGGATGGTTTTCCTTTGTTGAGAAGACTGAAAACGTTATTAGTGAACAACAATAGAATATG ccgTATAGGTGAGGGACTTGATCAGGCTCTACCCTGCCTGACAGAGCTCATTCTCACCAACAACAGTCTCGTGGAACTG GGTGATCTGGACCCTTTGGCATCTCTCAAATCACTGACTTACCTAAG TATCCTAAGAAATCCTGTAACAAATAAGAAGCATTACAGACTGTATGTAATTTATAAAGTTCCACAAGTCAGAGTACTGGATTTCCAGAAGGTGAAACTGAAA GAGCgtcaggaagcagagaaaatgtTCAAGGGCAAACGGGGTGCACAACTTGCAAAGGATATTGCCAGGAGAAGCAAAAC tTTCAACCCAGGTGCCGGTTTGCCGACTGACAAAAAGAAAGGTGGGCCGTCTCCAGGGGATGTAGAAGCCATCAAG AATGCTATAGCAAATGCGTCAACTCTGGCTGAAGTAGAGCGGCTGAAGGGCTTGCTGCAGTCTGGTCAGATACCTGGCAGGGAACGCAGATCAG gcCCCACTGATGACGGTGAAGAGGAGATGGAAGAAGACACGGTCACGAATGGGTCCTGA